The Desulfoscipio gibsoniae DSM 7213 genome contains a region encoding:
- a CDS encoding ABC transporter permease, translating into MLPKIYIGEWVDALVVWATDNLTPLFDAIVVVIQFIVGNLTWALTTPPPWVIILLSIPLVWYLTNWKTAVGTSLGLLLIYDLRIWEPSMNTLSMVIAATIVALLIGIPLGILTARSNTAHKIIMPLLDFMQTMPPFVYLIPAVLFFGTGAVPGLIATVVFAMPPAIRLTGLGIRQVPVELVEAAEAFGSTEYQKLVKVQLPVAMPTIMAGINQCIMLALSMVVIAAMIGAGGLGSEVLRGIQRLNIPVGFEGGLAIVIIAIILDRITQGFGKRGNQ; encoded by the coding sequence ATGCTGCCTAAAATATATATCGGGGAATGGGTTGACGCACTGGTGGTCTGGGCCACCGATAACCTTACGCCGCTGTTTGACGCCATTGTGGTGGTCATACAATTTATTGTGGGTAACTTGACTTGGGCGTTAACCACACCTCCTCCCTGGGTAATCATTCTTTTATCTATACCTCTGGTATGGTATCTGACCAACTGGAAAACCGCCGTAGGCACGTCCCTTGGCTTGTTGCTGATATATGATTTAAGAATTTGGGAACCCTCCATGAATACCCTGTCCATGGTGATTGCCGCCACCATTGTGGCGCTACTCATAGGCATACCGCTGGGCATTTTAACAGCCCGCAGTAATACCGCACATAAAATTATTATGCCGTTGCTGGATTTCATGCAAACCATGCCTCCGTTTGTTTATCTGATCCCTGCGGTGCTGTTTTTTGGCACAGGTGCGGTACCGGGTCTGATTGCTACGGTGGTGTTCGCCATGCCACCAGCCATCCGGCTGACCGGTTTAGGCATTCGGCAGGTACCAGTAGAGCTGGTAGAAGCTGCGGAAGCATTCGGTTCCACCGAATATCAAAAATTAGTCAAGGTACAGCTGCCCGTAGCCATGCCCACCATCATGGCAGGAATTAACCAGTGTATTATGCTGGCCCTTTCCATGGTTGTTATTGCTGCCATGATCGGGGCTGGCGGCCTGGGTTCAGAGGTTTTGCGGGGTATTCAGCGTTTGAATATTCCCGTAGGTTTTGAAGGTGGTCTGGCTATTGTGATTATTGCCATCATATTAGACAGAATTACCCAGGGTTTTGGCAAGAGGGGTAACCAGTAA
- a CDS encoding glycine betaine ABC transporter substrate-binding protein, producing the protein MRKVFKVLPLAAVLVLLTAVLFGCGGGDGGGDVQGKIVGIEPGAGIMSATEAAIEEYGLDYQLQDSSSAAMAASLKKAIDNEEWIVVTGWTPHWKFAQWDLKYLDDPKEVYGGEEHIATIARTGLASDNPEVHEMLDKFYWAPADMEAVMLDIQDGMTPDEAADKWIQDNQDRVNEWLPAQEAAEKGKVTLGYVEWDSEIASTHVVKNVLEDMGYEVEAIAVDAGIMWTGIGNGDFDAIVSAWLPGTHGDYYDKVKDNVDNLGANLEGAKIGLVVPTYVTIDSIEELNDAKDKFQ; encoded by the coding sequence ATGCGCAAGGTATTCAAAGTATTGCCATTGGCAGCGGTGCTGGTATTGCTGACTGCCGTGTTGTTCGGCTGTGGTGGCGGAGACGGAGGCGGCGATGTACAGGGTAAAATCGTCGGTATTGAGCCCGGAGCCGGGATTATGAGCGCCACGGAAGCAGCCATAGAGGAGTATGGGCTGGACTATCAGCTGCAGGACAGCAGCAGTGCGGCCATGGCAGCATCCTTGAAAAAAGCAATTGATAATGAAGAATGGATAGTGGTAACCGGATGGACACCGCACTGGAAGTTTGCCCAGTGGGACCTTAAATATTTGGACGACCCTAAGGAAGTTTACGGCGGTGAAGAACACATCGCCACCATCGCACGCACTGGTTTAGCCAGTGATAATCCGGAAGTCCATGAAATGCTGGACAAGTTTTATTGGGCACCCGCAGACATGGAAGCTGTTATGCTGGATATCCAGGACGGCATGACCCCCGATGAAGCTGCCGACAAGTGGATTCAGGATAACCAGGACAGAGTTAACGAGTGGCTCCCTGCCCAAGAGGCCGCCGAAAAAGGTAAAGTAACCCTGGGCTACGTTGAATGGGATTCCGAAATTGCCAGCACCCACGTGGTAAAGAATGTTTTAGAGGACATGGGCTATGAAGTTGAGGCAATTGCCGTGGATGCCGGTATTATGTGGACAGGTATTGGCAACGGCGATTTTGACGCCATTGTTTCAGCCTGGCTGCCCGGAACTCATGGTGATTATTATGATAAAGTTAAAGATAATGTGGATAACCTGGGGGCCAACCTGGAAGGTGCTAAAATAGGCCTGGTGGTACCGACCTACGTGACCATAGATTCCATAGAGGAACTTAACGATGCAAAGGACAAATTCCAATAA
- a CDS encoding acetate--CoA ligase, whose product MERKKVGTGLIPPNVQNFIDWAAEDTEGFWGHAAEQAMSEIKWFKKWDKVFNWDYPTFQWFIGGQTNISYNCLDYNIEKGRSGRAAIVAESGETGEVKAVTYAQLFDLVKQYTKALRGIGVKKGDRVAIYMPTGVESVASMLACARVGAIHVVIFAGFSSNAVADRLQISGANYILAQDEGSRRGKPVPLKPIVDEGIAKCPPDLIKTVVVLKRSTEMEYPMTAGRDMYWDEFLACGEGQSDVCEIMDANDPLFLLPTSGTTAKPKVTVQKHGGYQIYVYSMGKWIYGLKESDVWLCTSDIGWIVGHSYNVYGPLLTGCTTVLYEGTPDYPNKDMWWAVASRNKATAMWLSPTGVRGLMRLGIDEPRKHDLSSIERIFCAGETLNPPAWSWLQEQVFENRIPVMDHMWQTETSGPIFANPYGLGIVPIKPGSAHIPVPGVVAEVVDEKDGKPLPPGEKGIVVINKPFPGLVSTLWGDTEGYKLNYWERLPVTMGKYLCGDAAYMDEDGYIFFAGRSDEVIKIAAHRIGTVEVESALISHPAVVEAGVSGVPDDLRGEVACAFVVLKQGYEPTEEMRKELIAHVRNTMGAIVVMRDIQFVGTLPKTRSGKIMRRVMKTLWIGKELGDLSTIEEEASITEIKDAISKMKG is encoded by the coding sequence ATGGAAAGAAAAAAAGTAGGCACCGGGTTAATACCGCCAAACGTGCAAAACTTTATTGATTGGGCGGCTGAAGACACCGAGGGATTTTGGGGACATGCAGCCGAGCAAGCCATGAGTGAAATTAAGTGGTTTAAAAAATGGGATAAAGTTTTTAATTGGGATTACCCCACCTTTCAATGGTTTATAGGTGGACAAACGAATATTAGCTATAATTGTCTGGATTATAATATCGAAAAGGGGCGGTCCGGAAGGGCGGCTATTGTGGCTGAGTCCGGGGAGACTGGTGAAGTCAAAGCCGTTACTTACGCTCAGCTGTTTGATTTGGTTAAACAATATACAAAGGCGCTGCGCGGCATAGGTGTTAAAAAGGGTGACCGTGTCGCTATTTATATGCCCACCGGGGTTGAATCAGTTGCCTCTATGTTGGCTTGTGCCCGGGTTGGCGCCATACACGTGGTTATTTTTGCCGGCTTTTCATCTAATGCTGTAGCTGACCGTTTGCAAATCTCGGGTGCCAACTATATACTTGCTCAGGATGAGGGTTCTCGCCGGGGTAAGCCTGTGCCGTTAAAACCCATTGTTGATGAGGGTATTGCTAAGTGCCCGCCTGATTTAATTAAAACTGTGGTTGTGCTGAAAAGAAGCACCGAGATGGAATATCCCATGACGGCCGGGCGGGATATGTATTGGGATGAATTCCTGGCCTGTGGGGAAGGACAAAGCGATGTTTGTGAGATTATGGATGCTAATGACCCGCTCTTCCTGTTGCCTACATCCGGCACCACCGCCAAACCCAAGGTGACAGTGCAGAAGCATGGTGGTTACCAAATTTATGTTTATAGTATGGGTAAGTGGATTTATGGTCTTAAAGAAAGTGATGTTTGGCTTTGCACATCTGATATCGGGTGGATTGTGGGACATAGTTACAACGTATACGGCCCGCTGCTGACGGGGTGCACCACCGTGCTATATGAGGGGACTCCGGATTATCCCAACAAGGATATGTGGTGGGCAGTGGCTTCCCGCAACAAAGCTACTGCGATGTGGTTGTCACCGACCGGTGTGCGGGGATTGATGCGCCTGGGTATAGATGAGCCTCGTAAGCATGATTTAAGTTCCATTGAAAGAATATTCTGTGCCGGTGAAACATTAAATCCTCCGGCCTGGTCCTGGTTGCAGGAACAGGTATTTGAGAATAGGATTCCGGTAATGGATCACATGTGGCAGACCGAAACATCCGGTCCCATTTTTGCTAACCCCTACGGTCTTGGCATAGTACCCATTAAACCGGGATCGGCCCATATACCGGTACCCGGCGTGGTGGCAGAGGTGGTTGATGAAAAAGACGGCAAACCCTTGCCGCCAGGAGAAAAGGGGATTGTGGTGATTAACAAGCCCTTCCCGGGGTTGGTTTCTACGTTATGGGGAGATACGGAAGGATATAAATTGAACTATTGGGAACGCTTGCCCGTTACCATGGGCAAATACCTTTGCGGTGATGCTGCTTATATGGATGAAGACGGATATATATTCTTTGCCGGTCGTTCTGATGAAGTCATAAAAATAGCTGCGCACCGTATCGGCACAGTGGAGGTGGAGAGTGCTCTTATATCCCACCCGGCAGTGGTTGAGGCTGGTGTATCCGGGGTGCCCGACGATTTGAGGGGTGAGGTGGCCTGTGCCTTTGTAGTGCTCAAACAGGGCTATGAACCTACCGAGGAAATGAGGAAGGAACTGATTGCCCACGTGCGCAACACCATGGGAGCCATTGTGGTGATGCGGGATATCCAGTTCGTTGGTACACTGCCCAAAACCCGAAGCGGTAAGATTATGCGACGGGTAATGAAGACCCTCTGGATTGGTAAAGAACTGGGTGATTTATCCACAATCGAAGAAGAGGCCTCCATTACGGAAATCAAGGATGCTATATCAAAAATGAAAGGTTAA